A genomic region of Nostoc sp. UHCC 0702 contains the following coding sequences:
- a CDS encoding low-complexity tail membrane protein: MRSFRSEPILWIHIAGLAILPILLGMCLLFLSVGKPVLPVWMELSLVGIIGIVPLLWMQLRRPFYIFAILGIALKPENLTEQQRKILCLTNTKLNHVLSVVVAILSIGILWQLYQISPQVINLVSFLPQWRSLGLVLAALTFLASNLFLQIPVSAARILVTNDTEFAALEPLSLEKIKQDFTIFGVRVNQILPQRTVKIETEE; this comes from the coding sequence ATGCGCTCATTTCGCTCTGAACCTATCTTGTGGATTCATATCGCTGGATTAGCGATACTGCCAATTCTATTGGGAATGTGTTTATTGTTCCTGTCTGTGGGCAAGCCAGTGTTACCAGTGTGGATGGAACTATCCTTAGTTGGAATCATTGGCATTGTGCCACTATTGTGGATGCAGTTGCGTCGCCCTTTTTACATATTTGCTATCTTAGGAATAGCGCTCAAGCCAGAAAACCTGACTGAGCAGCAACGCAAAATTCTCTGCTTAACTAATACAAAGTTAAATCATGTACTGTCTGTTGTGGTAGCAATATTATCAATTGGGATACTGTGGCAGCTTTATCAAATTTCTCCACAGGTGATCAATTTAGTTAGTTTTCTACCCCAATGGCGCAGCTTAGGTTTAGTACTAGCTGCTTTGACCTTTTTAGCCAGCAATCTATTTTTACAAATTCCCGTGAGTGCAGCACGAATTTTAGTGACCAATGACACAGAATTTGCTGCCCTAGAACCATTATCTTTAGAAAAGATTAAGCAGGATTTCACGATTTTTGGGGTACGGGTTAATCAGATCTTGCCCCAGAGGACTGTTAAAATTGAAACTGAGGAATGA
- the infB gene encoding translation initiation factor IF-2, with amino-acid sequence MNNGKVRIYELSKELNLDNKELLAICDQLNIAVKSHSSTISESEAERIRTAAEKLAATNVMPKKEQGSSSQKPNSPQTGSRNRPALPHKQQILEIRKPKILRNPTSNAPEASVANNPMAAASEVNPPAPPRPFATPVSPMKPTAPTRPVPRNQSETAVEPVVKEAEQTPSTEVTEQIPETIAEKKPEKVVPPRPKQEKPTKPQLVSPPARPAGEKSQVVIDQENPAEKPILKRDRSDGPKPKVAKPTSAETPQAPVPKQARTTPSPAKPEHRGNRPPGAAPGGDGPRPSRPVRSSEAVAAMPIATPPRAMPGGAGKTEVGDEAIAPDLLDLKRPTPPRIAKGGKKWIEEEIIDEVKEKAGKGAVKGKRVKPILDDDFEEDDLLDDDDLDAPATVQVSLSIARPPKPKAARPAQTAATALSHAPTTRAKRSSSSRDQNRRQEVETKRERPEKVVVTGPMTVQELADLLAVADTEIVKILFIKSMAVSITQNLDIPTITLVAKELEVEVETAQPEAEARKVTEMIDVADLENLHRRPPVVTIMGHVDHGKTTLLDSIRKTKVAAGEAGGITQHIGAYHVDIEHEGNKQQIVFLDTPGHEAFTAMRARGARVTDIAVLVVAADDGVRPQTVEAISHAQAAEVPIVVAINKIDKEGAQPERVKQELTQYGLTPEEWGGETIMVPVSAIKGENLDTLLEMILLVAEVEELNANPDRTAKGTVIEAHLDKAKGAVATLLIQNGTLHVGDMLVAGSAFGKVRAMVDDRSRRVDIASPSFAVEVLGLSDVPAAGDDFEVFENEKEARALAGNRADKQRLSRLLQGRVTLTTLSAQAQEGELKELNLILKGDVQGSVEAIVGALKQIPQNEVQIRMLLATAGEITETDIDLAAASNAVIIGFNTTYASGARQAADEAGVDVREYNIIYKLLEDIQGALEGLLEPELVEEPLGQTEVRAVFPVGRGAVAGCYVLSGKLVRNCKLRVRRNGKVIYEGVLDSLKRMKEDAREVNAGYECGIGVDKFHDWAEGDIIEAYQMVTKRRTLTLTK; translated from the coding sequence ATGAACAACGGCAAAGTTAGAATCTACGAATTATCAAAGGAATTGAATTTGGATAACAAAGAGCTATTAGCAATTTGCGACCAGCTCAATATTGCGGTCAAAAGCCATAGCAGCACAATTTCAGAATCTGAGGCAGAACGTATCCGGACAGCTGCCGAAAAACTGGCAGCTACAAATGTGATGCCTAAAAAAGAACAAGGTTCATCCAGTCAGAAACCAAATTCACCACAAACTGGCTCTCGCAACCGACCTGCCCTACCTCACAAACAACAAATTTTGGAAATTCGTAAACCCAAAATATTGAGAAATCCTACCTCCAACGCCCCAGAGGCGTCAGTTGCTAATAATCCGATGGCTGCTGCTTCTGAAGTTAACCCCCCTGCACCTCCACGACCCTTCGCTACACCAGTCTCACCCATGAAGCCGACGGCACCAACTCGACCTGTACCCCGGAATCAATCAGAGACCGCAGTTGAACCTGTTGTAAAAGAGGCAGAACAAACGCCTTCAACAGAGGTAACGGAACAAATACCGGAAACAATAGCAGAAAAAAAACCGGAAAAAGTAGTTCCACCAAGACCAAAACAGGAAAAACCCACCAAACCACAACTGGTATCGCCACCTGCAAGACCTGCGGGGGAGAAATCTCAGGTGGTTATTGACCAGGAAAATCCCGCAGAAAAACCAATTCTCAAACGCGATCGCAGCGACGGGCCCAAGCCCAAAGTGGCTAAGCCAACGTCAGCAGAAACGCCACAAGCGCCAGTGCCAAAACAGGCTCGTACCACTCCCTCCCCTGCCAAACCAGAGCATCGAGGTAATAGACCTCCTGGCGCAGCACCAGGAGGAGATGGCCCTAGACCCAGTAGACCAGTACGCAGTTCGGAAGCTGTGGCAGCCATGCCCATAGCTACCCCCCCCAGAGCAATGCCAGGGGGGGCTGGAAAAACAGAGGTTGGGGACGAGGCGATCGCACCAGATCTCCTAGACCTCAAACGTCCAACACCACCTCGCATAGCCAAAGGTGGCAAAAAGTGGATTGAAGAAGAAATTATTGACGAGGTAAAAGAAAAAGCTGGCAAGGGAGCTGTTAAAGGCAAGCGAGTCAAGCCGATTCTAGATGACGATTTTGAAGAAGACGATCTTCTAGATGATGACGATCTAGACGCACCAGCGACTGTCCAAGTCAGCCTTTCCATCGCCCGTCCCCCCAAACCCAAGGCCGCTCGACCTGCACAGACAGCAGCTACAGCACTCTCCCATGCCCCAACCACTAGAGCGAAAAGAAGCAGTTCTAGCCGCGATCAAAACCGTCGCCAAGAAGTAGAAACCAAACGTGAGCGACCGGAAAAAGTGGTGGTCACAGGGCCAATGACAGTGCAAGAGCTGGCTGATCTATTGGCTGTTGCTGATACAGAGATTGTAAAAATCCTGTTCATCAAAAGCATGGCAGTGAGTATCACCCAAAACTTGGATATTCCCACAATTACTTTAGTAGCTAAAGAGCTAGAAGTAGAAGTGGAAACGGCCCAACCAGAAGCGGAAGCCCGTAAAGTCACTGAAATGATTGACGTGGCAGACCTAGAAAACCTCCATCGTCGTCCGCCAGTAGTGACAATTATGGGTCACGTAGACCACGGTAAAACTACCTTACTTGACTCAATTCGCAAAACCAAAGTTGCCGCTGGTGAGGCTGGTGGTATTACCCAGCACATTGGTGCATACCATGTGGATATCGAACATGAGGGTAACAAGCAGCAGATAGTATTCTTGGATACCCCTGGTCACGAAGCATTCACAGCCATGCGGGCACGAGGAGCCAGGGTGACAGACATTGCCGTTTTGGTAGTGGCTGCCGATGATGGTGTTCGTCCCCAAACCGTTGAAGCCATTAGCCATGCTCAAGCTGCCGAAGTGCCAATTGTAGTGGCAATCAACAAGATTGACAAAGAAGGGGCACAGCCAGAGCGTGTCAAACAAGAACTCACCCAATATGGTTTAACGCCAGAAGAATGGGGTGGTGAGACAATTATGGTTCCTGTGAGCGCCATCAAAGGTGAAAATCTAGATACGCTCCTAGAGATGATCCTGCTGGTAGCAGAAGTAGAAGAACTGAATGCCAACCCAGACAGGACTGCCAAAGGAACTGTAATTGAGGCACATCTGGATAAGGCAAAAGGAGCAGTTGCAACTCTGTTGATCCAGAACGGTACCTTACATGTAGGAGATATGCTGGTAGCAGGCTCGGCATTTGGAAAAGTGCGGGCAATGGTCGATGACAGAAGCAGAAGAGTAGACATTGCTAGTCCCTCCTTCGCAGTTGAAGTGCTGGGTTTAAGTGATGTCCCAGCCGCAGGCGATGATTTCGAGGTCTTCGAGAACGAAAAAGAAGCACGAGCCTTAGCAGGCAATCGCGCCGACAAACAACGCCTATCTCGCCTCTTACAAGGACGTGTCACCCTGACAACCCTCTCCGCTCAAGCACAAGAAGGCGAGTTGAAAGAACTCAACTTGATTTTGAAAGGAGATGTCCAAGGTTCAGTGGAAGCCATTGTGGGAGCGCTCAAGCAAATTCCGCAAAACGAAGTCCAAATTCGGATGTTGTTGGCTACTGCTGGAGAAATCACCGAGACAGATATCGACTTAGCCGCAGCCAGTAACGCTGTAATCATCGGCTTCAACACGACTTACGCTAGTGGAGCCAGACAAGCAGCTGATGAAGCAGGTGTAGATGTCCGGGAATACAACATCATTTACAAACTCTTAGAAGATATCCAAGGAGCCTTGGAAGGTCTCTTAGAGCCAGAATTGGTGGAAGAACCCCTGGGTCAAACCGAAGTTCGTGCCGTCTTCCCAGTTGGTCGTGGTGCCGTTGCCGGTTGCTACGTTCTATCAGGCAAGCTCGTCCGCAACTGCAAACTGCGGGTGCGTCGTAACGGTAAGGTAATCTATGAAGGCGTCCTAGACTCCCTCAAACGGATGAAAGAAGATGCCCGTGAAGTCAATGCCGGTTACGAATGCGGTATTGGTGTTGATAAATTCCATGACTGGGCTGAAGGTGACATCATCGAAGCCTACCAAATGGTGACAAAGCGTCGTACTCTCACATTGACAAAATAG
- the nusA gene encoding transcription termination factor NusA, with the protein MSMVTLPGLKELIESISRERNLPRLAVQSAIREALLKGYERYRRAQNMERKQFDEDYFDNFEVELDIDGEGFRVLSTKTIVEQVSNTDHQISLDEVQQVAPEAQLGDSVVLDVTPDQGEFGRMAAMQTKQVLAQKLRDQQRQMVQEEFQDLESTVLQARVLRFERQSVILAVTSGFGQPEVEAELPKREQLPNDNYRANATFKVYLKKVSQGQQRGPQLLVSRADAGLVVYLFANEVPEIEDEVVRIVAVAREANPPSRYVGPRTKIAVDTLERDVDPVGACIGARGSRIQVVVNELRGEKIDVIRWSPDPATYIANALSPARVDEVRLMDPETRQTHVLVAEDQLSLAIGKEGQNVRLAARLTGWKIDIKDKAKYDYAGEDAKFTAARAKYQLELEEEEFEEDDLEEDDIELEDEDDNSEELEDDSLDGSEEE; encoded by the coding sequence ATGTCAATGGTGACTTTACCAGGTTTAAAAGAATTAATTGAAAGTATAAGCCGTGAGCGGAATTTACCTCGTTTAGCAGTTCAATCAGCTATTAGAGAAGCACTACTTAAAGGTTACGAAAGATATCGTCGCGCTCAAAACATGGAGCGAAAACAGTTTGATGAAGATTATTTTGATAATTTTGAAGTAGAACTCGATATTGATGGAGAAGGGTTTCGTGTTCTTTCCACGAAAACTATCGTTGAACAAGTCAGCAACACCGACCATCAGATTTCCTTAGATGAAGTACAACAAGTCGCTCCTGAAGCGCAGTTGGGAGACTCTGTGGTCTTGGATGTCACTCCCGATCAAGGAGAATTTGGTCGCATGGCAGCGATGCAAACCAAGCAAGTTCTGGCACAAAAACTTCGAGACCAACAACGCCAAATGGTGCAAGAAGAGTTCCAAGACTTGGAAAGTACCGTACTGCAAGCTAGAGTCCTGCGGTTTGAAAGACAATCAGTAATTTTGGCAGTTACCAGCGGCTTTGGTCAGCCAGAAGTTGAAGCTGAATTACCAAAAAGGGAACAATTGCCCAATGATAATTATCGGGCAAATGCCACATTCAAGGTATATCTCAAAAAAGTTTCCCAAGGTCAGCAACGAGGGCCACAGTTGTTAGTATCCCGCGCTGATGCTGGATTGGTAGTTTACTTATTTGCTAACGAAGTACCAGAAATCGAAGATGAAGTCGTGCGGATTGTCGCAGTAGCACGAGAAGCCAATCCCCCTTCTCGTTATGTCGGCCCCAGGACTAAAATTGCTGTAGATACCCTTGAGCGCGATGTAGACCCAGTTGGTGCTTGTATTGGTGCTAGGGGATCACGAATTCAAGTAGTAGTCAACGAATTACGCGGTGAAAAAATAGATGTGATTCGCTGGTCGCCAGACCCAGCAACATATATTGCCAATGCTTTGAGTCCAGCACGGGTAGATGAAGTGCGCCTCATGGATCCTGAAACCCGACAAACTCATGTACTAGTAGCAGAAGACCAACTGAGTTTAGCTATTGGTAAAGAAGGACAAAATGTTCGTTTGGCAGCCAGACTCACTGGTTGGAAAATAGACATTAAAGACAAAGCTAAATATGATTATGCAGGAGAAGATGCCAAATTTACTGCTGCACGCGCCAAATATCAACTAGAGCTGGAGGAAGAAGAATTCGAGGAAGATGACCTGGAGGAAGATGACATTGAACTAGAAGATGAAGATGACAATTCTGAAGAACTAGAGGATGATTCTTTAGACGGTAGCGAGGAAGAATAA
- a CDS encoding DUF3493 domain-containing protein → MVEQNPKNRLNPEQYARLKAEMATPYRGLRQFIYLACGASGFIGTFVFFFQVLAGRNIENALPNLALQVGVIALMVFLWRWEQRRQKRP, encoded by the coding sequence ATGGTAGAACAAAATCCTAAAAACCGTCTTAATCCTGAACAATATGCCCGCCTGAAAGCAGAAATGGCAACTCCCTATCGTGGCTTGCGACAATTTATTTATCTCGCTTGCGGCGCTTCTGGTTTTATAGGCACATTTGTCTTCTTTTTTCAAGTGCTTGCTGGAAGAAATATTGAAAACGCTTTACCTAACTTGGCTCTGCAAGTAGGGGTCATTGCTCTAATGGTCTTTCTGTGGCGCTGGGAACAACGTCGCCAAAAACGACCTTAG
- a CDS encoding YlxR family protein: MKPNYRRCISCRRVSLKQDFWRIVRVFPSGNVQLDQGMGRSAYICPQLSCLQAAQKKNRLGRSLHAAVPETLYQTLWQRLAPSNPQNKI, encoded by the coding sequence ATGAAACCGAATTATCGGCGTTGTATTAGTTGCCGCAGAGTAAGCTTGAAACAAGACTTTTGGCGGATTGTCCGCGTCTTTCCATCGGGAAATGTACAATTAGATCAGGGCATGGGGCGTTCAGCCTACATATGTCCACAGCTGAGTTGCCTACAAGCGGCTCAGAAAAAAAATCGGCTAGGGCGATCGCTACATGCAGCAGTGCCAGAAACACTGTATCAGACATTGTGGCAACGTCTAGCCCCAAGCAATCCCCAAAATAAAATTTAA
- a CDS encoding DUF1565 domain-containing protein: protein MKYRGFHSSSAKNFRPLFSINVGSNLRLRAGLSALLFVCTGSTLLLGEANAEIVSPIAPTLRAQVPTTATIIYVNSATGADTAGAGATAAAPYKTITAALNQAQAGTVIQLAAGTYNAEAGEKFPLFLKPGVTLQGDESGKGQTILITGSGFYTSKTFARQDITILADRDTTVTGVSVTNPTQRGTAVWVESTNPTIKNSTFTGSGREGVFVTGTGNPKIENNIFVQNKGNGISIAKSAQGEVRNNLFQDTGFGLAIGGTSTPLVAENQILQNKVGIFISESAKPILRKNVIQNNTQDGVVATVKALPDLGTNEDPGGNLIRSNTRYDLNNGTQSNRIVAIGNDIDQKKIFGQVDFVAATVETPPGGPVAFKDVPTGYWAKGYIEALASQNIIAGFPDGSFKPNEPVTRAQFATIITKALTPPAKRSAIEFKDVKSNFWAYAAIQSAYQSQFVTGYPDGSFKPQQQIPRVQALVALANGLGLNANSESVINFYTDAAQIPNYAIAPIAAATARQLVINYPTVKQLNPNREATRAEVAAFVYQALVNAGRAQPIPSTYLVTVQ from the coding sequence ATGAAATACCGGGGTTTTCACAGTTCCTCAGCAAAAAATTTTCGCCCTCTTTTCAGTATTAATGTTGGTTCTAACTTACGCTTGCGAGCCGGACTATCGGCTTTGTTATTTGTTTGTACTGGATCTACGCTACTGCTTGGGGAAGCGAATGCTGAGATAGTCTCACCAATTGCTCCAACTTTAAGGGCGCAAGTGCCTACAACGGCAACAATTATTTATGTGAACTCAGCAACTGGTGCGGATACTGCTGGGGCTGGTGCAACGGCCGCAGCACCCTACAAAACTATTACCGCAGCCCTCAATCAAGCTCAAGCAGGTACAGTTATTCAACTGGCTGCTGGAACTTATAACGCGGAAGCAGGAGAAAAATTTCCACTCTTCCTTAAACCAGGCGTGACTTTGCAAGGTGATGAAAGCGGCAAAGGTCAGACAATCTTGATTACAGGCAGTGGTTTCTACACTAGTAAGACATTTGCTAGACAGGATATTACTATCCTTGCTGATAGAGATACAACTGTCACAGGTGTAAGTGTCACCAACCCGACTCAGCGGGGTACTGCTGTGTGGGTTGAATCAACTAATCCCACTATCAAAAACAGCACTTTTACTGGTAGTGGTAGAGAAGGTGTTTTTGTGACGGGTACGGGTAATCCCAAAATTGAGAATAATATCTTTGTGCAGAACAAGGGCAACGGGATTTCAATCGCTAAATCTGCCCAGGGTGAAGTTCGTAACAACTTATTTCAGGATACTGGTTTTGGTCTAGCGATCGGTGGCACATCCACACCTCTAGTTGCAGAAAATCAAATTCTCCAAAACAAAGTCGGTATTTTTATCTCAGAATCTGCTAAGCCTATACTGCGTAAAAATGTTATTCAGAACAACACGCAGGATGGTGTTGTGGCGACTGTGAAGGCTCTGCCAGACCTCGGTACTAATGAAGATCCAGGCGGCAATCTTATCCGTAGTAACACTCGTTATGATTTGAATAACGGTACTCAAAGCAATAGGATTGTTGCTATTGGTAACGATATCGATCAAAAAAAGATTTTTGGTCAAGTAGATTTTGTGGCTGCGACTGTTGAAACGCCGCCAGGTGGGCCTGTTGCTTTTAAAGATGTGCCGACAGGTTACTGGGCAAAAGGCTACATAGAGGCTTTAGCTTCCCAGAATATTATTGCTGGCTTTCCTGATGGCAGTTTTAAACCCAATGAACCCGTAACCCGTGCCCAATTCGCCACTATTATTACTAAAGCTTTAACGCCACCAGCCAAACGCTCAGCAATTGAGTTTAAGGATGTGAAAAGCAATTTTTGGGCTTACGCTGCAATTCAATCTGCCTACCAAAGTCAATTTGTTACTGGTTATCCCGATGGTAGCTTTAAACCACAGCAGCAAATTCCCAGAGTGCAGGCTTTAGTAGCTTTAGCTAATGGTCTGGGCTTAAATGCAAATAGCGAGAGTGTAATTAATTTTTACACTGATGCTGCTCAGATTCCTAATTATGCGATCGCTCCCATAGCAGCCGCAACAGCACGGCAACTAGTGATCAACTATCCCACAGTTAAGCAACTTAATCCTAATCGGGAAGCGACTAGGGCAGAAGTTGCTGCCTTTGTTTACCAAGCATTAGTTAATGCTGGACGCGCCCAACCAATTCCCTCAACCTATTTGGTAACAGTTCAGTAA
- a CDS encoding alpha/beta hydrolase: MRFHFLPLRRALVSVASACFLLLGTPALAAERVILKYNILRQPIQVEELSTFARTGKLSTLLQVTILLAGQDPNIIRQYLTTPIKISPVVLDKVLSSEIGITTLDELNQVIHTRSRQGDRQALRSAFVASASLDEQITLLEILQNYPAAEVEIEADRLESAYRQLRRLQASLPDVIGS, encoded by the coding sequence ATGCGTTTTCACTTTTTGCCGCTACGTCGAGCCTTAGTTTCAGTCGCCAGTGCTTGTTTTTTACTCCTGGGCACTCCTGCCTTAGCTGCTGAACGAGTAATCCTAAAGTATAATATACTACGACAGCCTATTCAAGTAGAGGAGTTATCTACCTTTGCCCGAACTGGCAAACTCTCAACTCTACTCCAAGTCACAATACTTTTAGCAGGACAAGACCCTAATATTATTCGTCAGTATCTGACGACACCAATCAAAATCAGCCCTGTAGTTTTGGATAAAGTTCTTAGTAGTGAAATTGGTATTACCACATTAGACGAATTAAATCAAGTTATTCACACAAGATCTCGCCAAGGAGATCGGCAAGCTTTACGTTCTGCTTTCGTAGCTTCTGCAAGTCTTGATGAGCAAATAACATTGTTAGAAATTCTGCAAAATTATCCAGCAGCAGAAGTGGAAATTGAAGCAGACCGTTTAGAAAGTGCCTACCGTCAACTCCGCCGCTTGCAAGCAAGTCTACCAGATGTAATTGGTTCTTAA